The following coding sequences lie in one Euhalothece natronophila Z-M001 genomic window:
- the cobT gene encoding nicotinate mononucleotide-dependent phosphoribosyltransferase CobT, translating to MIRIYTQIQQGNRWLNQYRGKRPAFACVLGFTETGLQPNISAAGATPDDRRYTAIADAECLVNGIQPHPKYPLPPLTVGASPTLISRSFVEALDLPVYVLNAGLPHPPAIPHIDLAGIPAQCVSTGKAMPQERVEYLFQQGWHWGEVLATTVKESYLMIGECVVGGTTTALALLTGLRIAAANKINSSHPQCNHQQKWEIVQTGLAQTNWYFQQQPTDPFTVVAAVGDPMQIVVAGMALSASRKVGVLLAGGTQMLAVYALMQSLIKNGSRGDLEKVVVGTTRWVTEDLTGDTVGLAKTLQDVPLFATGLSFAASNYPQLTVYEDGYVKEGVGAGGCAIAAHLYLGWDQTQLLSNIEQLLQKYSQIP from the coding sequence ATGATTCGGATTTATACCCAAATTCAGCAAGGCAATCGCTGGTTAAATCAATATCGTGGCAAACGACCCGCTTTTGCTTGTGTGTTAGGCTTTACTGAAACTGGACTCCAGCCCAATATTTCTGCTGCCGGGGCAACTCCTGATGATCGGCGTTATACCGCGATCGCGGATGCAGAATGTTTAGTCAATGGCATTCAACCTCATCCCAAATATCCCTTACCACCGTTAACAGTGGGGGCTTCTCCCACTCTGATTTCGCGCTCTTTTGTAGAAGCCCTTGATCTCCCGGTTTATGTCTTAAATGCTGGCTTACCGCATCCCCCTGCAATTCCTCATATTGATCTCGCAGGAATCCCCGCCCAATGTGTTTCTACAGGAAAAGCAATGCCGCAAGAAAGGGTAGAATACTTATTTCAACAGGGATGGCATTGGGGAGAAGTGCTAGCAACAACAGTGAAAGAGAGTTATTTAATGATTGGGGAATGTGTTGTGGGAGGAACAACCACCGCACTTGCTTTACTAACAGGATTGAGAATTGCTGCTGCCAATAAAATCAATAGTAGTCATCCCCAATGCAATCATCAACAAAAGTGGGAAATTGTGCAAACAGGATTAGCCCAAACTAATTGGTATTTTCAACAACAACCCACTGATCCATTTACCGTTGTTGCAGCAGTGGGCGATCCAATGCAGATAGTTGTTGCAGGAATGGCATTATCTGCAAGTCGCAAGGTTGGTGTCTTACTGGCTGGGGGAACCCAGATGTTAGCAGTTTATGCGTTAATGCAATCCCTGATTAAAAATGGCAGTCGTGGGGATTTAGAGAAAGTTGTAGTGGGAACAACCCGTTGGGTTACCGAGGATTTAACAGGGGATACCGTTGGGCTAGCAAAAACCTTACAGGATGTTCCCTTATTTGCTACAGGATTAAGTTTTGCCGCATCTAATTACCCTCAGCTAACCGTTTATGAAGATGGTTATGTTAAAGAAGGAGTGGGGGCTGGGGGTTGCGCGATCGCGGCTCATCTCTATTTAGGGTGGGATCAAACTCAATTATTAAGTAACATAGAGCAGTTACTTCAAAAATATTCTCAAATCCCTTAA
- a CDS encoding extracellular solute-binding protein, giving the protein MLNRRKFLLMVLISAIAPSLQACGNADNTAKVRVLSGSIPSQVLGAFERQFEGEQNLDLNPISQLEDLYEFLEELVEEENSNRADLVTLGDFWLKTAIEKDLIQPLDLEDLSNWNALPSRWRDLVKRDQQGNPDSEGEIWAAPYRWGNTIIAYNEDKFRQAGYDPPTDWEDLWREELKEKISLLDQPREVIGLTLKKLGESYNTDDLDAISNLKSELSALHKQVKFYSSSNYLEPLILGDTWVAVGWSNDILDLRTRYPNIRVITPNSGTALWADVWVRPKGSERFLEPILEWINFCWKKETASQIGLFTNGSSPILLNGNQEEIPDDLKADELRIPPSEILERSEFLLPLSEETREKYQEVWEETRMYSDSK; this is encoded by the coding sequence ATGTTAAACCGTCGTAAATTTTTGTTAATGGTACTGATAAGCGCGATCGCGCCAAGTTTACAGGCTTGTGGCAATGCCGATAATACTGCTAAAGTTAGAGTTTTAAGTGGTTCTATTCCCTCACAGGTTTTAGGAGCATTTGAAAGGCAATTTGAAGGGGAACAAAATTTAGATTTAAACCCTATTTCTCAGCTAGAAGACTTATATGAATTCTTAGAAGAGTTAGTGGAAGAAGAAAACTCAAATCGCGCTGATTTAGTCACATTAGGAGATTTTTGGTTAAAAACAGCAATTGAGAAAGATTTAATTCAGCCTCTTGATCTAGAAGACTTAAGCAATTGGAATGCACTCCCTTCCCGATGGCGAGACTTAGTGAAGCGTGATCAACAGGGAAATCCTGATTCAGAAGGGGAAATTTGGGCAGCCCCGTATCGTTGGGGAAATACAATTATTGCCTATAATGAAGATAAATTTCGTCAAGCAGGATACGATCCGCCCACTGACTGGGAGGACTTATGGCGAGAGGAATTAAAGGAGAAAATCTCTTTACTGGATCAGCCACGGGAAGTCATTGGCTTAACCTTAAAAAAACTGGGAGAATCTTATAACACAGATGATTTAGATGCAATCTCCAACTTAAAAAGTGAACTAAGCGCCCTACACAAACAAGTTAAATTTTACAGTTCTAGTAACTATCTCGAACCCTTAATTCTTGGGGATACTTGGGTAGCGGTTGGATGGTCAAATGATATTTTAGACTTACGCACTCGTTATCCGAATATTAGAGTAATTACGCCCAATTCAGGAACAGCACTTTGGGCAGATGTTTGGGTACGTCCTAAAGGAAGTGAACGCTTTTTAGAACCCATTTTAGAATGGATTAACTTTTGTTGGAAAAAGGAAACCGCCAGTCAAATTGGATTATTTACGAATGGCTCTTCTCCAATTTTACTCAATGGCAATCAAGAGGAAATTCCTGATGACTTAAAAGCAGATGAGCTAAGAATCCCTCCCTCAGAAATTTTAGAACGGAGTGAGTTTTTATTGCCTTTATCAGAGGAAACAAGAGAAAAATATCAAGAAGTTTGGGAGGAAACGAGAATGTATAGTGATTCCAAATAA
- a CDS encoding universal stress protein has translation MLNKILLADSGTGHSEEMLQYLLQLPSLKNTSVTILNVVPSQVTSEAMTEKWEEGGKLLAGAIQRMHLDPSQVSTMLRQGDPKTTVCEVAEEIESDLIIMGSRGLKRLESILENSVSQYVFQLSSRPMLLVKDDIYVTRLKRIMVAVDQSADSEYCLELALFLLRDIPSGQLLLVQVDPSMEKGETLSGQEAEKTPTLAPAVEQAKRQGVNYQGIIAGGKPGPTLCELAEDKKVSLLMLGSPDRRPSVARTLPDLDRLLGASLSDYVRVYANCPVLLGRRISE, from the coding sequence ATGCTTAATAAAATTTTGCTTGCAGACTCTGGTACAGGTCATTCTGAGGAAATGTTGCAGTATTTATTGCAATTACCCTCTTTGAAAAATACGTCAGTAACGATTCTTAATGTTGTTCCTTCACAGGTCACTAGTGAAGCAATGACAGAAAAGTGGGAAGAAGGCGGAAAACTTCTAGCAGGGGCAATTCAACGAATGCACCTTGATCCGTCCCAAGTCTCAACTATGTTACGTCAGGGTGACCCGAAAACTACAGTTTGCGAAGTCGCTGAAGAAATAGAAAGCGATTTAATTATTATGGGGTCACGGGGACTAAAACGCCTAGAATCGATCCTCGAAAACTCAGTGAGTCAATATGTATTTCAGCTTTCTAGTCGTCCGATGTTACTGGTTAAGGATGACATTTATGTGACGCGCCTTAAACGTATCATGGTCGCTGTGGATCAATCGGCAGATTCAGAATACTGTTTGGAGTTAGCCCTGTTTTTATTACGAGATATTCCCTCTGGTCAATTATTGTTAGTGCAAGTTGATCCTTCTATGGAAAAAGGAGAAACTTTATCGGGACAAGAAGCAGAAAAAACACCGACACTTGCTCCGGCAGTGGAACAAGCGAAAAGACAAGGGGTAAACTATCAAGGAATCATTGCTGGTGGAAAACCAGGCCCGACTTTGTGTGAGCTAGCCGAAGATAAAAAAGTCAGTCTCTTAATGTTGGGATCTCCTGATCGTCGTCCCAGTGTAGCCCGAACTTTACCGGATTTAGATCGGCTTTTGGGAGCTTCTTTATCTGATTATGTCAGAGTTTATGCTAATTGCCCGGTACTGTTAGGACGACGCATTAGCGAGTAA
- a CDS encoding potassium channel family protein, which produces MYSLEKNYQRLQKQLFFGALALAGVFLLGTFWYHFVEQWSWSESAYMTVITLSTVGFSEVRPLPERSQLFTIGLITAGIVVIGYIVNRFTEAIIQGYFQKGIELRQRKRLIDTLNSHYIVCGFGRMGKQICNEFNSESIQFVIIDKAPDKIEAARNANYIAVEGDATLDETLQNVKVQDALCIVASLSSDAENLYTILSAKTLNPKIRAIARANTEEAVKKLQRAGADTVVSPHLTGARRLAAAALRPQVMDFVDGILAGTEGSFYIEEFLLDPSICPFVGKSLSEARLRSQSGALVLAIRRADGTLIGGPSAEEILQAGDILFCMGTATQLRQINRILVPNQGTSLRPPHEEK; this is translated from the coding sequence ATGTACTCCCTCGAGAAAAATTATCAACGGCTACAAAAGCAATTATTTTTCGGTGCTCTCGCTTTAGCAGGAGTCTTTCTTCTGGGAACTTTTTGGTATCACTTTGTTGAACAGTGGAGTTGGTCAGAATCAGCTTATATGACAGTTATAACCCTCTCCACTGTTGGCTTTTCTGAAGTTCGCCCCTTACCAGAACGCTCACAACTTTTTACAATTGGTTTAATTACAGCTGGTATTGTGGTTATTGGTTACATTGTTAACCGTTTTACAGAAGCCATTATTCAAGGCTATTTTCAGAAAGGAATTGAACTGAGGCAAAGAAAACGCTTGATAGATACTCTAAATTCTCACTACATTGTCTGTGGCTTTGGGCGCATGGGAAAGCAAATTTGCAATGAATTTAACTCTGAGTCTATTCAATTTGTCATTATTGATAAAGCCCCAGATAAAATAGAAGCCGCTCGAAATGCAAATTATATTGCTGTAGAAGGAGATGCCACCTTAGATGAAACCTTACAAAATGTAAAAGTTCAAGATGCATTGTGTATTGTTGCGTCTCTCTCTTCTGATGCAGAAAATCTTTATACTATTTTATCTGCAAAAACATTAAACCCTAAAATCCGTGCTATTGCGAGAGCAAATACAGAAGAAGCAGTGAAAAAGTTACAACGTGCTGGAGCTGATACTGTCGTTTCTCCACATCTTACAGGAGCAAGACGATTAGCGGCTGCTGCCCTACGTCCGCAAGTTATGGATTTTGTAGATGGCATTTTAGCCGGAACAGAAGGCTCTTTTTATATTGAAGAGTTTCTCCTTGATCCCTCAATTTGTCCATTTGTGGGTAAAAGTTTGAGCGAAGCGCGACTAAGATCACAGTCTGGCGCGTTAGTTTTAGCCATACGCCGTGCTGATGGAACTTTAATTGGTGGTCCCTCAGCAGAAGAAATTCTGCAAGCAGGAGACATACTTTTTTGCATGGGAACAGCAACGCAATTACGTCAAATTAATCGCATCTTAGTACCGAATCAAGGGACTTCATTGCGCCCCCCACACGAAGAAAAATAA
- a CDS encoding aspartate aminotransferase family protein produces MSLEQATFNSQTFDQYVMPTYGRFSLAIDQGKGCQVWDTEGKTYLDFVAGIATCTLGHAHPTLVQAVTKQVRKLHHVSNLYYIPEQGELAQWLVEHSCADRAFFCNSGAEANEAAIKLARKYAHTVLNIDNPLILTTHASFHGRTLATITATGQPKYHKNFDPLVPGFAYVPYNDITAMENAIAENPNVAAILIEPLQGEGGVYPGDLDYFIRLRKICDEKGILLIFDEVQVGVGRSGKYWGYENLGVEPDIFTSAKGLAGGIPIGAMLCKEFCNIFQGGDHASTFGGNPFSSGVALAVLKTIEKEDILSNVIARGEQLRKHLRAIAQTYPDLFTEVRGWGLINGLQIAPESDLKSIEIVKSAIKEGLLIAPAGAKVLRFVPPLIVSEIEVNEAREKLESAIQSWIQ; encoded by the coding sequence ATGAGTCTAGAGCAAGCAACATTCAATTCACAAACCTTTGATCAGTATGTGATGCCCACCTATGGACGATTTTCTCTTGCTATTGATCAAGGAAAAGGCTGTCAAGTTTGGGATACGGAGGGAAAAACCTATTTGGATTTTGTTGCTGGCATTGCAACTTGTACCCTTGGTCATGCTCATCCTACTCTGGTGCAAGCAGTTACCAAACAGGTGCGAAAGCTTCATCATGTCTCTAATTTATACTATATTCCTGAACAAGGGGAATTAGCGCAATGGCTAGTGGAACATTCTTGTGCTGATCGCGCTTTTTTCTGTAATTCTGGAGCAGAAGCTAATGAAGCCGCGATTAAACTGGCTCGAAAATATGCCCACACAGTTCTCAATATTGATAACCCACTGATTTTGACCACTCATGCTAGTTTTCATGGTCGTACATTAGCTACGATTACGGCGACAGGACAACCGAAGTATCATAAGAATTTTGATCCCCTTGTTCCTGGCTTTGCTTATGTTCCCTATAACGATATTACTGCGATGGAAAACGCGATCGCAGAAAATCCGAATGTAGCAGCAATTTTAATTGAGCCTTTGCAAGGAGAAGGAGGAGTTTACCCAGGAGATTTAGATTATTTTATCCGCTTAAGAAAAATTTGTGATGAGAAAGGCATTTTACTCATTTTTGATGAAGTGCAAGTGGGTGTAGGGCGTAGTGGAAAATATTGGGGCTATGAAAATTTAGGGGTAGAACCAGATATTTTTACCAGTGCCAAGGGATTAGCCGGTGGAATTCCGATCGGGGCAATGTTATGTAAAGAATTTTGCAATATTTTTCAAGGGGGTGATCATGCTAGTACCTTTGGTGGGAATCCTTTTAGTAGTGGCGTTGCTTTAGCGGTGTTAAAAACAATTGAAAAGGAGGACATTTTATCGAATGTAATTGCTCGCGGTGAACAATTGAGAAAACACCTTCGCGCGATCGCGCAAACCTATCCTGATTTGTTTACTGAAGTTCGCGGTTGGGGGTTAATTAATGGTTTACAAATTGCTCCTGAAAGTGATTTAAAATCAATAGAAATTGTTAAATCGGCAATCAAAGAGGGCTTATTAATTGCCCCTGCTGGTGCTAAGGTTTTAAGATTTGTTCCACCATTAATTGTCTCTGAAATAGAAGTTAATGAAGCTCGGGAAAAATTAGAAAGTGCAATCCAGTCTTGGATTCAATAA
- the cpdA gene encoding 3',5'-cyclic-AMP phosphodiesterase yields the protein MRKASPLLIAQITDTHLFASSQEELLGLQTDSSFKAVLREIQALTPQPQGLLLTGDLSQDETLASYQNLYQQLEPLQIPAYWLPGNHDQPQLMQEALTKPPTYGDKSFQLGSWQFILLNSAVPGRVYGYLSSETLEWLDKQLYNNSHAPTLVALHHPPFSVNSHWIDTSRLKNPEDLFRVLDCHPQVNLVVFGHIHQNFQRDRAGVRYLASPSSSIQFKPECDRFALDELQPGYRLFWLYENGEFATTVKRVEFSYTVDLAATGY from the coding sequence ATGAGAAAAGCCTCCCCGCTTTTAATTGCACAAATAACTGATACCCATCTTTTTGCCTCTTCTCAGGAAGAATTATTAGGGTTACAAACCGATTCATCCTTTAAGGCAGTGCTAAGGGAAATCCAAGCCTTAACTCCTCAACCACAAGGTTTATTATTAACTGGAGACTTATCTCAAGATGAAACTCTTGCCTCTTACCAAAACTTATACCAACAATTAGAACCTTTACAAATTCCTGCTTATTGGTTGCCAGGAAATCACGATCAACCTCAATTAATGCAAGAAGCATTAACCAAGCCTCCCACTTATGGAGATAAATCATTCCAATTGGGGAGTTGGCAATTTATTTTACTTAACTCCGCAGTGCCAGGACGAGTTTATGGTTATCTGAGCTCGGAAACCCTTGAGTGGTTAGATAAGCAACTATACAACAATAGCCATGCTCCCACTCTAGTTGCCTTACATCACCCTCCGTTTTCAGTTAACTCCCACTGGATTGATACTAGCCGTTTAAAAAATCCTGAAGATTTATTTAGGGTTTTAGATTGTCATCCGCAAGTGAACCTTGTGGTATTTGGTCATATTCACCAAAATTTTCAGCGCGATCGCGCCGGTGTACGTTACCTAGCTTCTCCTTCCAGTTCTATTCAATTTAAGCCAGAATGCGATAGGTTTGCCCTTGATGAGCTTCAGCCAGGTTATAGGCTATTTTGGCTTTACGAAAATGGCGAGTTTGCGACTACCGTTAAAAGAGTGGAATTTAGCTACACTGTAGATTTAGCGGCTACAGGATATTAA
- a CDS encoding YqaE/Pmp3 family membrane protein: MADLIRILLSVLIPPLGVFLQVGIGIDFWVNIVLTLLGYIPGLVHAIWVISRK, translated from the coding sequence ATGGCTGATTTAATTAGAATACTCTTATCGGTACTAATTCCACCCTTAGGAGTGTTTTTACAAGTAGGAATTGGAATTGATTTTTGGGTTAATATTGTACTTACCCTATTAGGATATATCCCTGGCTTAGTTCATGCAATTTGGGTCATCTCTAGAAAATAA
- a CDS encoding UbiD family decarboxylase, which yields MARDLREFIKQLEEKGQLRRITAPVDPELEITEIANRMLKAGGPALLFENVKGASYPVAINLMGTLERVCWAMNRDDPQELETLGEKLGMLQQPKPPKKISQAVEFGKLLFDVAKAKPGRDFFPPCQEVVEKGEEVDLNRLPLLRPYPDDGGKIITLGLVITKDVETGTPNVGVYRLQLQSKNTMTVHWLSVRGGARHLRKAAEQGKKLEIAIALGVDPLIIMAAATPIPVDLSEWLFAGLYGGSGVKLANCKTVDLQVPADSEFVLEGTITPGEVLPDGPFGDHMGYYGGVEDSPVIRFQCVTHRKNPIYLTTFSGRPPKEEAIIAIALNRIYTPILRQQVSEITDFFLPMEALSYKAAIISIKKAYPGHAKRAALAFWSALPQFTYTKFVIVVDDGINIRDPREVVWAISSKVDPNRDVFILPETPFDSLDFASEKIGLGGRMGIDATTKIPPETEHEWGKPLESDPEMAKTVDQRWEEYGLGDINLEEVNANLFGYDL from the coding sequence ATGGCGCGAGATTTACGAGAATTTATCAAACAGCTTGAGGAAAAAGGGCAACTGCGACGAATTACTGCCCCAGTTGATCCAGAGTTAGAGATTACTGAGATTGCTAATAGGATGTTAAAAGCTGGAGGGCCAGCACTCCTATTTGAGAATGTTAAAGGAGCATCCTACCCTGTGGCAATTAATCTCATGGGAACGCTAGAACGGGTTTGTTGGGCAATGAACCGAGATGATCCCCAAGAGTTAGAAACCTTGGGAGAAAAATTGGGGATGCTTCAACAGCCGAAACCGCCGAAGAAAATTTCCCAAGCGGTAGAGTTTGGAAAATTACTCTTTGATGTGGCAAAAGCTAAACCGGGGCGCGATTTTTTCCCACCCTGTCAGGAAGTGGTAGAAAAAGGAGAAGAAGTTGATCTTAATCGTTTACCCCTTTTGCGCCCTTATCCAGATGATGGAGGAAAAATTATTACCCTTGGCTTAGTGATTACCAAGGATGTAGAAACCGGAACCCCCAATGTGGGAGTGTATCGCTTACAGCTTCAGTCTAAAAATACCATGACTGTGCATTGGTTGTCGGTGCGTGGTGGGGCGAGACATTTACGTAAGGCAGCTGAACAAGGGAAAAAATTAGAAATCGCGATCGCGCTTGGAGTAGATCCCCTCATTATTATGGCAGCGGCAACCCCAATTCCAGTGGATCTCTCAGAATGGTTATTTGCTGGACTCTATGGCGGTTCTGGAGTAAAATTAGCTAATTGTAAAACTGTTGACTTGCAGGTTCCTGCTGACTCGGAATTTGTCTTAGAAGGAACCATTACTCCTGGGGAAGTATTACCAGATGGCCCCTTTGGCGACCACATGGGCTATTATGGCGGCGTGGAGGATTCTCCTGTAATTCGTTTTCAATGCGTCACCCACCGCAAAAATCCCATCTATCTCACTACATTTAGCGGTCGTCCCCCGAAAGAAGAAGCAATTATTGCCATTGCCTTAAACCGCATCTATACCCCGATTTTACGGCAACAGGTTTCCGAGATTACAGACTTTTTCCTCCCCATGGAGGCATTAAGTTATAAAGCTGCTATTATCTCCATTAAAAAAGCCTATCCTGGACATGCTAAACGGGCAGCCCTTGCTTTCTGGAGTGCTTTACCTCAGTTTACCTATACTAAGTTTGTAATTGTGGTTGATGATGGGATTAATATCCGTGATCCACGGGAGGTAGTTTGGGCAATTTCTTCCAAGGTTGATCCCAACCGAGATGTATTTATTCTCCCAGAAACCCCTTTTGATAGTTTAGATTTTGCTAGTGAAAAAATTGGTTTAGGAGGCAGAATGGGGATTGATGCAACCACTAAAATTCCCCCTGAAACGGAACATGAATGGGGTAAACCCTTGGAATCTGATCCAGAAATGGCAAAAACTGTCGATCAGCGTTGGGAAGAGTATGGTTTGGGAGACATTAATTTAGAAGAAGTAAATGCTAACCTATTTGGTTATGATCTTTAA
- a CDS encoding IS1/IS1595 family N-terminal zinc-binding domain-containing protein → MPKCPQCHSQSYRKNGRVRGKQRYRCKDCGRQFLEEALTVESPPEASNSGVSILLLDLENIRLDRGAESYLQELAFYPLQIKLAFANWGEPAVSKQDIDLYERGYFLVHVPGGKNSADARMMTLGSSIRLHYQNVQEVFVCSSDWLLTNLCNELLSQNLRVWRVRRQDKVLEIENRMTGDTYAYSLELNQGIPETKALMLQLENLLAKEKQSISHKIDEIAHLETLLQARKKIIKDNKSVDTQATIASTNENLNGNSSYTFFGANELEEAVIKIIEEVEQNSPHKTITPSVISNCFKSRFGMTANEVVKTFNLEANFTKFIEKSSRITLKKANGKKNKKVTAKVEKINTNSGQSINSSLELRQILINIVESFLLETGESSILLTKLGAKFKEVYGKSVSTVIKSLQLKGKFTNFLMSCEEFHLEKVGTVYKVSINNKTIQK, encoded by the coding sequence ATGCCAAAATGTCCACAATGTCACAGTCAAAGCTATCGCAAAAATGGACGCGTGCGAGGAAAGCAACGTTATCGCTGTAAAGATTGTGGACGACAGTTTTTAGAAGAAGCTTTAACTGTGGAATCTCCCCCTGAAGCATCAAACTCAGGTGTCAGTATTCTTCTACTAGATTTAGAAAATATCAGACTTGATCGCGGTGCTGAAAGTTACTTACAGGAATTAGCCTTTTATCCATTACAGATCAAACTGGCTTTTGCCAACTGGGGAGAACCTGCCGTTAGTAAGCAAGATATTGATCTCTACGAACGGGGATATTTTTTAGTTCATGTTCCAGGTGGTAAAAATAGTGCTGATGCGCGGATGATGACCTTAGGATCATCAATTCGGCTTCATTATCAAAATGTTCAAGAAGTCTTTGTTTGTTCCTCGGATTGGTTACTGACTAATTTATGTAATGAATTATTGAGTCAAAATCTACGGGTGTGGCGAGTGCGTCGTCAAGACAAAGTTTTAGAAATTGAAAATCGCATGACTGGAGATACCTATGCTTATTCTTTAGAATTAAATCAAGGAATTCCTGAGACAAAAGCATTAATGTTACAATTGGAAAATTTACTTGCAAAAGAAAAACAATCTATTAGTCATAAAATTGATGAAATTGCTCATTTAGAGACATTATTACAAGCAAGAAAAAAAATCATTAAAGATAATAAATCAGTAGATACTCAAGCAACGATTGCATCTACCAATGAAAACCTAAATGGCAATTCTTCTTACACTTTTTTTGGGGCAAATGAGTTAGAGGAAGCAGTTATTAAAATTATTGAAGAAGTTGAACAAAATTCTCCTCATAAAACAATTACCCCTTCTGTAATTTCAAATTGTTTTAAGTCTCGCTTTGGAATGACAGCCAATGAAGTTGTCAAAACTTTTAATTTAGAGGCTAATTTTACGAAGTTTATTGAAAAAAGCTCTCGTATCACCTTAAAAAAAGCTAATGGAAAGAAAAATAAGAAAGTTACTGCTAAGGTAGAAAAAATCAATACTAATTCAGGTCAATCCATAAATAGTTCATTAGAGCTACGCCAAATTTTAATTAATATTGTTGAATCTTTTCTATTAGAGACAGGAGAATCTTCAATTTTGTTGACGAAACTTGGGGCAAAATTTAAGGAAGTATATGGAAAATCAGTTTCTACTGTAATTAAATCGTTACAACTAAAAGGAAAGTTTACTAATTTTTTAATGTCCTGTGAGGAATTTCATTTAGAAAAAGTTGGGACCGTCTATAAAGTTTCCATAAATAATAAGACTATCCAGAAATAA
- a CDS encoding S-layer homology domain-containing protein has protein sequence MFSLSYKSALIILISFTLITGCGEGLQQRLAADSELEEQEDVSPDNEEEVTQTEPTEDVPDEIPLYPNAELVDEQIDEEEAFGRLQWLSPDSMEEIIAFYEQELGEDNWEVETPFTEGQDGEEIMEARSRSLNLSVLVADAQTPQPSHTILIEYQRRSPEEETTEDTTEEEVVEEDTTREFAGNFNDLDETPEALQEKVEDLAELGILTPLEEGEEEFAPNEPITRGTFARWLFQANNEFYSDRSSQQIRPVNQAETRAFQDISQNDPDFPIIQGLAETGLIPSRLTGDDDVTRFRPDRSLTRETLLLWKVPLDIRRSLPSVDVETIEDTWGFRDANAIDSEALGAIAADYRNGEDSNLRRVYGYTQLLQPQREVTRAEAAAALWSFGTQGEIISANELLAEN, from the coding sequence ATGTTTTCATTGTCTTATAAATCTGCTCTTATCATACTCATTAGTTTTACTCTAATCACTGGCTGTGGAGAAGGGTTACAACAACGCCTCGCTGCCGATTCGGAATTAGAGGAACAAGAAGATGTCTCCCCTGACAATGAAGAGGAAGTAACACAAACTGAACCGACAGAAGATGTTCCTGATGAGATTCCTCTTTATCCCAATGCTGAGTTAGTGGATGAACAAATTGATGAGGAAGAGGCTTTTGGAAGACTACAATGGTTATCACCTGATTCCATGGAAGAAATTATTGCCTTCTATGAACAGGAGTTAGGGGAAGATAATTGGGAAGTTGAAACCCCCTTTACAGAAGGGCAAGATGGGGAAGAAATTATGGAGGCGCGATCGCGCTCTTTGAACCTGAGTGTTTTAGTAGCAGATGCCCAAACCCCACAACCTAGTCATACAATTTTAATTGAGTATCAACGCAGAAGTCCTGAAGAAGAGACAACAGAAGATACCACCGAAGAAGAAGTTGTAGAAGAAGACACCACTAGAGAGTTTGCAGGGAATTTTAATGATTTAGACGAAACCCCTGAGGCGTTACAAGAAAAAGTAGAAGATCTTGCAGAACTAGGAATTTTAACTCCTCTAGAAGAAGGGGAAGAAGAGTTTGCTCCCAATGAGCCTATTACTCGTGGCACTTTTGCCCGTTGGTTATTTCAAGCAAATAATGAATTTTACAGCGATCGCTCTAGCCAACAAATTCGTCCTGTAAATCAAGCCGAAACCCGTGCTTTTCAAGATATTTCTCAAAATGATCCTGACTTTCCCATTATCCAAGGATTAGCGGAAACAGGATTAATTCCCTCACGACTGACAGGTGATGATGATGTAACCCGCTTTCGCCCTGATCGTTCCCTGACTCGAGAAACTCTCTTATTGTGGAAAGTTCCCTTAGATATCCGTCGTAGTCTCCCTTCCGTAGATGTAGAAACCATCGAGGATACATGGGGCTTTCGTGATGCTAATGCTATTGACTCGGAAGCATTAGGGGCAATTGCTGCTGATTATCGTAACGGAGAGGATTCTAACCTGCGTCGGGTATATGGTTATACGCAGTTGTTGCAACCACAAAGGGAAGTTACTCGTGCCGAAGCTGCAGCAGCTCTTTGGTCATTTGGAACCCAAGGAGAAATTATTTCTGCTAATGAGTTACTAGCAGAAAATTAA